The following proteins are encoded in a genomic region of Natronorubrum halophilum:
- the proS gene encoding proline--tRNA ligase encodes MSDESQELGITESKSHKPGEWYAEVVQKANIADYAPMGGFIVTKPRGYALWEAIQDALDGWFKETGVDNVYFPLFIPESFLEREKDIVEGFDPEVAWVTHGGHEELEERLAVRPTSESIIAPFLADWTRSHRDLPLRLNQWCSVVRWEATETKPFFRTKEFMWQEGHTAHADNEGAWEEVWTRLGQYERVYEDVLAIPVLRGKKPEHDKFPGADTTTTVEALMPDGKSVQGATSHNLGQSFAEAFDITFADEDEEERTAYTTSWGLSWRAIGALIMTHSDDQGLVLPPTVAPTQVAIVPIWQEETKADVLEYSERIAEELEAAGFRVELDDRDERNPGFKFNEHELNGIPLRLEIGPYEVEDEEVTLVHRPDNEEAVEDRDEIVDAVDEHLDEIFDKLYDAAAENLEANVREAHSPETILGTIGKHGGYVKTPWCGDEACEEAIKEKIAAEIVMQPLEDEGGSTAGEVAEPEKDECGVCGDPADEIAYFAKSY; translated from the coding sequence ATGAGCGACGAGAGCCAGGAACTCGGGATCACCGAGTCGAAATCGCACAAGCCCGGCGAGTGGTACGCCGAAGTCGTCCAGAAGGCCAATATCGCGGACTACGCCCCGATGGGCGGCTTCATCGTCACGAAACCGCGCGGCTACGCGCTGTGGGAAGCCATTCAGGACGCCCTCGACGGCTGGTTCAAGGAGACCGGCGTCGACAACGTCTACTTCCCCCTGTTCATCCCCGAGAGCTTCCTCGAGCGCGAGAAGGACATCGTCGAAGGCTTCGACCCCGAGGTCGCGTGGGTGACCCACGGCGGCCACGAGGAACTCGAGGAGCGCCTCGCCGTCCGCCCGACCAGCGAGTCGATCATCGCTCCCTTCCTCGCCGACTGGACCCGCAGCCACCGCGACCTGCCGCTGCGGCTCAACCAGTGGTGTTCGGTCGTCCGGTGGGAGGCGACGGAGACGAAGCCGTTCTTCCGGACGAAGGAGTTCATGTGGCAGGAGGGTCACACCGCCCACGCGGACAACGAGGGTGCCTGGGAGGAGGTCTGGACCCGTCTCGGCCAGTACGAACGCGTCTACGAGGATGTGCTGGCGATTCCAGTGCTCCGCGGCAAGAAGCCCGAACACGACAAGTTCCCCGGTGCCGACACCACGACCACGGTCGAGGCGCTGATGCCCGACGGAAAGTCGGTTCAGGGCGCGACGAGCCACAACCTCGGCCAGAGCTTCGCCGAGGCGTTCGACATCACCTTCGCCGACGAGGACGAGGAGGAGCGAACCGCCTACACCACCTCGTGGGGCCTCTCCTGGCGCGCGATCGGTGCGCTGATCATGACTCACTCCGACGATCAGGGGCTCGTCCTCCCGCCGACGGTCGCGCCCACACAGGTCGCTATCGTCCCAATCTGGCAGGAGGAGACGAAGGCGGACGTCCTCGAGTACTCCGAGCGCATCGCCGAGGAACTCGAGGCGGCCGGGTTCCGCGTCGAACTCGACGACCGCGACGAGCGCAACCCCGGCTTCAAGTTCAACGAGCACGAACTCAACGGGATCCCCCTGCGCCTCGAGATCGGCCCCTACGAGGTCGAAGACGAGGAGGTCACGCTGGTTCACCGCCCCGACAACGAGGAGGCGGTCGAGGATCGCGACGAGATCGTCGACGCCGTCGACGAGCATCTGGACGAGATCTTCGACAAACTGTACGACGCGGCCGCGGAAAACTTGGAAGCGAACGTCCGCGAAGCCCACAGCCCCGAGACCATTCTCGGGACGATCGGCAAACACGGCGGCTACGTGAAGACGCCGTGGTGTGGCGACGAGGCCTGCGAGGAAGCCATCAAGGAGAAGATCGCCGCCGAGATCGTCATGCAACCGCTCGAGGACGAGGGCGGGTCCACCGCCGGGGAAGTCGCCGAACCCGAGAAGGACGAGTGCGGCGTCTGTGGCGATCCCGCGGACGAAATCGCGTACTTCGCGAAATCGTACTGA
- a CDS encoding alpha-amylase domain-containing protein, producing the protein MIDNSNHEQSYHRNGVERRTLLKTSAALGALAVGGGLFGSASARSLPEQPAVEDGTVAYQYFHAEWSEIEADVPRLAAAGVDAIWIQQPARSKLEWDDLSYDGEYGFYDERSPYGWRDPHPPVGYQPVDLRDLDSTFGTEAELESLIQACHERGISVIVDVVLNHMAAADGPDGYVELPQFDRDEHFHDYGTLGEDCELDGERAEYECNLLGLPSFDIEQSYVQDAQRNYIQRIADLGADGLRYDAAAHVWPWYFETEINALADDLGLWRVGEIWEYDVDRLLEFADTGMTVFDFPLYDAIVEAFEGGSMEALSQNAARGVAHHRPNVAVTFAQNHDTVGPGVEPDQPEGREVELAEAFVFAYAGMPMVYRSGPDDRSELDDQAFRDLVAVSQEFAHGGVVDRYVDQDTYVFEREGNLLAGINKGDLAREQTVQTSWSDATLVDRTGYGEAVSVDASGQVTIEVPAEGWVMYAPDDEGDDGDDDDGDGDNGEITLRVTVDVGYGESVYFTGGSDELTNWGGGIEGTWSEGNVWEVTIDDPGEFEWKTRRGPSGGTGDVWEQGDNHDEHDLQPTHQGWSE; encoded by the coding sequence ATGATTGACAATAGCAACCACGAACAGAGTTACCATCGCAATGGTGTCGAACGACGGACACTGCTGAAAACGAGCGCCGCCCTCGGTGCGCTCGCGGTCGGCGGTGGACTGTTCGGGTCGGCGAGCGCACGGTCGCTCCCTGAGCAACCCGCGGTCGAAGACGGAACCGTCGCCTACCAGTACTTCCACGCGGAGTGGTCCGAAATCGAGGCCGACGTCCCGCGGCTCGCCGCGGCCGGCGTCGACGCGATCTGGATTCAACAGCCGGCGCGGAGCAAACTCGAGTGGGACGACCTCTCTTACGACGGCGAGTACGGCTTCTACGACGAGCGGTCCCCGTACGGCTGGCGCGATCCGCACCCGCCGGTCGGCTACCAGCCCGTCGATCTGCGGGACCTCGATTCGACGTTCGGCACCGAAGCCGAACTCGAGTCCCTGATCCAGGCCTGCCACGAGCGCGGTATCTCGGTCATCGTCGATGTCGTCTTGAATCACATGGCGGCGGCCGACGGCCCAGACGGGTACGTGGAGCTACCGCAGTTCGACCGCGACGAACACTTCCACGACTACGGGACGCTCGGAGAGGATTGCGAACTGGACGGCGAGCGGGCCGAGTACGAGTGTAACCTGCTCGGGTTACCGTCGTTCGACATCGAACAGTCGTACGTACAGGACGCCCAGCGAAACTACATCCAGCGGATCGCCGACCTGGGTGCCGATGGACTTCGGTACGACGCCGCAGCCCACGTCTGGCCGTGGTACTTCGAGACCGAGATCAACGCGCTCGCGGACGACCTCGGACTCTGGCGCGTCGGTGAAATCTGGGAGTACGACGTCGATCGACTCCTCGAGTTCGCCGACACCGGAATGACCGTCTTCGACTTTCCGCTGTACGACGCCATCGTCGAGGCGTTCGAGGGCGGGAGCATGGAGGCTCTCTCTCAGAACGCCGCACGCGGCGTCGCCCATCACCGGCCGAATGTTGCGGTTACTTTCGCCCAGAACCACGATACCGTCGGCCCGGGTGTCGAACCGGATCAACCCGAAGGCCGCGAGGTCGAACTCGCCGAAGCGTTCGTCTTCGCGTATGCGGGAATGCCGATGGTGTATCGCTCCGGGCCGGACGATCGGTCCGAACTCGACGACCAGGCGTTTCGGGACCTTGTCGCCGTCTCACAGGAGTTCGCACACGGCGGCGTGGTCGACCGCTACGTCGATCAGGATACCTACGTCTTCGAACGGGAGGGGAACCTGTTGGCCGGCATCAACAAGGGCGACTTGGCACGGGAGCAAACGGTCCAGACCTCCTGGAGCGACGCAACCCTCGTCGACCGGACTGGCTACGGCGAGGCCGTCAGCGTCGACGCCAGCGGGCAGGTGACGATCGAAGTCCCGGCCGAAGGCTGGGTGATGTACGCGCCCGACGACGAGGGCGACGACGGCGACGATGACGACGGTGACGGCGACAACGGCGAAATCACGTTACGGGTGACGGTCGACGTCGGCTACGGCGAGTCCGTCTACTTCACCGGCGGCAGCGACGAACTCACCAACTGGGGCGGCGGCATCGAAGGAACCTGGTCGGAGGGCAACGTCTGGGAGGTCACTATCGACGATCCCGGCGAGTTCGAGTGGAAGACCCGTCGGGGTCCGAGCGGCGGAACCGGCGACGTCTGGGAGCAGGGGGACAATCACGACGAGCACGACCTACAACCCACCCACCAGGGCTGGTCCGAGTAG
- a CDS encoding NAD(P)-dependent glycerol-1-phosphate dehydrogenase: MFEKSTWIRLPRNVVVGHGVIDQVVDVIDDLHLQGRPLFVTSPTPREVAADPIAADFEAAGIDPAVVTIEKATFDAVERVIETAEAEEISYLVGIGGGKAIDIAKMASHHLDMGFLSVPTAASHDGVISNRGSVPDGDTRHSVAAEPPLAVVADTEVLARAPWELTTAGCADIISNYTAVMDWRLANRLKSVEYSEYAAALSEMTAEILVDNADLVRPGLEESAWIVSKALMSSGVAMSIADSSRPASGAEHLFSHQLDRLAPGAALHGHQVGVGSIMTAYLHGGSTSVASRSSGRLRRSVGEDGIWRDIRDALASIDAPTTADELGIDDETVIESLTTCHAIRDRYTILGDGMDERAAREVATKTGVID, from the coding sequence ATGTTCGAAAAGTCGACGTGGATTCGGCTGCCGCGAAATGTCGTTGTCGGCCACGGTGTCATCGATCAGGTCGTCGACGTCATCGACGACCTCCACCTGCAGGGCCGGCCGTTGTTCGTGACCAGTCCGACGCCGCGCGAGGTCGCCGCGGATCCGATCGCCGCGGATTTCGAGGCTGCAGGCATCGATCCCGCGGTCGTGACGATCGAGAAAGCGACGTTCGACGCCGTCGAACGCGTGATCGAGACCGCCGAAGCCGAGGAGATCTCCTATCTCGTCGGCATCGGCGGCGGGAAGGCGATCGATATCGCCAAGATGGCGAGCCACCACCTCGACATGGGCTTTCTCTCGGTACCGACGGCGGCCAGCCACGACGGCGTCATCAGCAACCGCGGCTCCGTGCCGGACGGCGACACCCGTCACAGCGTCGCGGCCGAACCGCCGCTCGCGGTCGTCGCGGATACCGAAGTGCTCGCTCGGGCACCCTGGGAGCTGACGACCGCCGGCTGTGCCGACATCATCTCGAACTACACCGCGGTGATGGACTGGCGACTGGCGAACCGGCTCAAAAGCGTCGAGTACTCGGAGTACGCCGCCGCGCTCTCCGAGATGACCGCCGAGATTCTGGTCGACAACGCGGATCTCGTCCGTCCCGGTCTCGAGGAGTCGGCCTGGATCGTCAGCAAGGCGCTCATGTCGTCGGGCGTCGCGATGAGCATCGCGGACTCCTCGCGACCCGCGAGCGGTGCCGAACACCTCTTCTCGCACCAACTCGACCGACTGGCACCCGGCGCGGCGCTCCACGGCCATCAGGTCGGCGTCGGCTCGATCATGACCGCCTACCTCCACGGCGGTTCGACGAGCGTGGCGAGTCGAAGCTCGGGACGGCTTCGCCGGTCCGTTGGCGAGGACGGCATCTGGCGCGATATCAGGGACGCGCTCGCTAGTATCGACGCGCCGACGACCGCCGACGAACTCGGCATCGACGACGAGACCGTGATCGAGTCGCTGACGACCTGCCACGCGATTCGCGACCGTTACACGATTCTGGGCGACGGGATGGACGAGCGGGCCGCTCGAGAGGTAGCGACGAAAACGGGCGTTATCGACTGA
- a CDS encoding peroxidase-related enzyme (This protein belongs to a clade of uncharacterized proteins related to peroxidases such as the alkylhydroperoxidase AhpD.), translating to MPDSDTDTEVTVDPVLGDDAMDRFHVPDLETLPDDLRDRIEDETERAGFTPNVFAAMAYRPSHFRAFFEYHDALVEDTALEREEIEMIVVAVSGVNHCYYCNVAHGALVRIYADDPTLADQLVANYRTADISEAHRTMLDVAVKLTERPTEVEEGDLEALREAGFSENAIWDIGAVTAFYNLSNRLAMFAGMRPNDEFHTLGRS from the coding sequence ATGCCCGATTCAGACACAGATACCGAAGTCACAGTCGACCCAGTACTCGGCGACGACGCGATGGACCGGTTTCACGTTCCCGATCTCGAGACCCTCCCCGACGATCTCCGCGACCGAATCGAAGACGAGACCGAGCGGGCGGGGTTCACGCCGAACGTCTTCGCCGCGATGGCGTACAGGCCCTCGCACTTTCGGGCCTTCTTCGAGTACCACGACGCGCTCGTCGAAGACACCGCCCTCGAGCGCGAGGAGATCGAGATGATCGTCGTCGCGGTCTCCGGCGTCAACCACTGCTACTACTGCAACGTCGCCCACGGCGCGCTCGTCCGGATCTACGCCGACGATCCGACCCTGGCCGACCAACTGGTCGCCAATTACCGGACGGCGGATATCAGCGAGGCCCACCGGACGATGCTCGACGTCGCCGTGAAACTGACCGAGCGGCCGACCGAAGTCGAGGAAGGGGATCTCGAGGCGCTTCGGGAAGCCGGCTTCAGCGAGAACGCCATCTGGGACATCGGAGCTGTCACGGCGTTCTACAACCTGAGTAACCGACTCGCGATGTTTGCCGGAATGCGACCGAACGACGAGTTCCACACGCTCGGTCGATCGTAG
- a CDS encoding NAD-dependent epimerase/dehydratase family protein produces the protein MDSALVIGGTRFIGRHLVEELLEHGYDVTIFNRGTRENPFEADERVSHIGGDRTNDSALEAAATTVAPDAVFDCVAYHPKDVHAATRIFDDSRAYVYVSSGAVYGSEEIPKREGVTSLEPCTPDQATDDSMDTYGNRKAEGDRAVFTAAENGIDAMSVRPCIVYGPHDYTERLDWWIDRVNRFDRVIVPGDGTNVWHRAYVEDVAAALRIVAERGEAGEAYNVGDRRLVTLEELVELIAAQLGTDIDVVTAGPHELEAGGISLDEYLLYREYPHVLSTAKLADLGWESTPLEEAMDRSVASHLESDRDGSEHGPEREAEERVLGILETL, from the coding sequence ATGGACAGCGCACTCGTTATCGGCGGCACCCGGTTTATCGGTCGCCACCTCGTCGAGGAGTTGCTCGAGCACGGCTACGACGTGACGATCTTCAATCGCGGGACCCGCGAGAACCCCTTCGAAGCCGACGAGCGCGTCAGCCACATCGGGGGCGACCGGACGAACGACTCGGCGCTCGAGGCGGCTGCGACGACGGTCGCTCCCGATGCCGTCTTCGACTGCGTGGCCTACCATCCGAAGGACGTACACGCCGCGACGCGGATCTTCGACGACAGCCGGGCGTACGTCTACGTCTCGAGCGGCGCGGTCTACGGCTCCGAGGAGATACCCAAGCGCGAAGGCGTGACATCCCTCGAGCCCTGCACGCCCGACCAGGCCACCGACGACTCGATGGATACCTACGGAAATCGGAAGGCCGAGGGCGACCGTGCGGTCTTCACGGCCGCGGAGAACGGGATCGATGCGATGAGCGTCCGCCCGTGTATCGTCTACGGCCCCCACGATTACACCGAGCGACTGGACTGGTGGATCGACCGGGTGAACCGCTTCGATCGCGTGATCGTCCCCGGCGACGGGACGAACGTCTGGCACCGGGCGTACGTCGAGGACGTCGCCGCCGCGTTACGGATCGTCGCCGAGCGCGGCGAGGCCGGCGAGGCGTACAACGTCGGCGACCGGCGACTCGTGACGCTCGAGGAGCTGGTCGAGCTGATCGCGGCCCAACTCGGTACCGATATCGACGTCGTCACCGCCGGGCCCCACGAACTCGAGGCGGGCGGTATCTCTCTCGACGAGTACCTGCTCTACCGGGAGTATCCCCACGTCCTCTCGACGGCGAAACTCGCCGACCTGGGCTGGGAGTCGACGCCGCTCGAGGAGGCGATGGATCGCTCGGTCGCCTCCCACCTCGAGAGCGACCGCGACGGGAGCGAACACGGCCCGGAGCGGGAGGCCGAAGAGCGGGTGTTGGGCATTTTAGAGACGCTCTAA
- the gltB gene encoding glutamate synthase large subunit: MSQPHIAPSTERSRGLADPADERSNCGVGVVMDLDGEGGHDVVADGLELLSNLEHRGTTGAERNTGDGAGIMIQTPDAFFADVLDATLPDTYAVGSLFFPQDDEAREELVSIVEESLETYGLDALEWRDVPTDNEGLGATAVDSEPDVRQVVVTPEADIDGETFDRRLYVARRALENSVEDADIDGSERFYVCSLDSDTLVYKGLLKGVQVPAYYPDLTDDRIESTFAMVHERFSTNTLGAWHLAHPYRNIIHNGEFNTIQGNINWMRARETDIESEVLEDLEAVKPIIDDPNQSDTASVDNALELLMQDGRDLEHALRMLVPEAWRGDDAMDEDRKDWYDFHASLVEPWDGPALVAATDGERVGAVLDRNGLRPCRYDVTTDNRLIVASEAGALEPEPDEIEERGRLQPGQLFLADPNEGRVIPDDEVFDGLTDDRYGEWVDREQVHLDDIRTTGDSSPQQAVSGLRDQQAAFGYTHDELENMIEPMTQKGKDPVGSMGDDTPLSVLTEFNRPLFSYFKQLFAQVTNPPLDYIREELVTSMESRLGFQRNLLDESPEHARQLVLDSPILTDAELGSIRDCDANGITAATVDITYELTSDEHGPDLESAIERVREDAVEAIEDGYDIIVLSDRNVDEDRAAIPSLLATGGVHHHLVRNGLRNHVGLVVESADPRTVHHFATLVGYGAGAINPYLAYQTIEDLTAGPDGADTEVAIDAYVGAVEDGLLKIMAKMGISTVESYQGAQIFEAVGLDSAVVDAYFEGTENRTEGIGLAEIEADVRERHDAAFGAEESKLDRQGEFEHRSNGIYHQWNPDTVGALQQAVRSNDYERYGEFAELINDQQRNLQTLRGLLEFDSDRDPVPIEEVEPIKDIVQRFSTAAMSLGSLSPEAHENNSIAMNRLGGKSNSGEGGEPPERFNTDRECNVKQVASGRFGVTSTYLSSADELQIKMAQGSKPGEGGHLPGEKVNEMIAHVRKSTPGVGLISPPPLHDIYSIEDLKQLIFDLKAANEAADINVKLVSEAGIGTVAAGVAKANADVVHISGHSGGTGASPRTSIKSAGLPWELGLAEANQMLCRTGLRDRIRVSADGGLKTGRDVAVAALLGAEEYIFGTASLVTSGCVMARQCHKNTCPVGVATQREDLRKRFPGEPEHVINYMTFIAQELREHMAELGFRTVDEMVGQVDVLEQRTDVDHPKARNVDLSDVLADPGGDVRRKIREQDHELEDQLDRDLIEAAADAIEAEEPVSLAADVTNVDRTVGAMLSNRITSRYGEPGLPEDTITVDLEGTAGQSFGAFLASGVSMHLNGSANDYVGKGLSGGKITVRTPETATYDPTENIAIGNVALYGATGGELYVNGVAGERFAVRNSSAKAVVEGVGDHGCEYMTGGVVAVLGETGTNFAAGMSGGIAYVYDPDEEFEDRANTGMVSLHDELEEKDEEMLRRLVENHVAYTGSERGERLLENWERALEAFVKVMPEAYYEAITEQGSDDVRSELPGSPEAEATAESASFAASDD, encoded by the coding sequence ATGTCACAGCCACATATAGCACCATCCACCGAGCGTTCACGGGGGCTCGCGGACCCCGCGGACGAACGGTCGAACTGCGGTGTTGGCGTCGTTATGGACCTCGATGGAGAGGGAGGTCACGACGTCGTCGCCGACGGACTCGAACTACTCAGCAATCTCGAACATCGGGGGACGACCGGCGCGGAACGGAACACCGGCGACGGCGCGGGCATCATGATCCAGACGCCCGACGCATTCTTTGCGGACGTTCTCGACGCAACTCTTCCGGATACCTACGCTGTCGGCTCGCTCTTTTTCCCGCAGGACGACGAGGCACGCGAGGAACTCGTCTCGATCGTCGAGGAATCACTCGAGACGTACGGACTCGACGCCCTCGAGTGGCGGGACGTACCGACGGACAACGAGGGCCTCGGGGCGACGGCGGTCGATTCCGAACCCGACGTCCGGCAAGTCGTCGTCACGCCCGAAGCCGACATCGACGGCGAGACGTTCGACCGACGCCTCTACGTCGCCCGACGTGCGCTCGAAAATTCGGTCGAGGACGCCGATATCGACGGCTCGGAGCGGTTCTACGTCTGCTCGCTCGATTCGGACACGCTCGTCTACAAGGGCCTGCTCAAGGGCGTTCAGGTCCCCGCCTACTATCCGGATCTCACCGACGACCGCATCGAATCGACGTTCGCGATGGTCCACGAACGGTTCTCGACCAACACGCTCGGTGCCTGGCACCTCGCCCATCCGTACCGGAACATCATCCACAACGGCGAGTTCAACACCATTCAGGGCAACATCAACTGGATGCGCGCCCGCGAAACCGACATCGAGAGCGAGGTCCTCGAGGATCTCGAGGCGGTCAAGCCGATCATCGACGACCCGAACCAGTCGGATACGGCGAGCGTCGACAACGCGCTCGAACTCCTCATGCAGGACGGACGGGACTTAGAGCACGCGCTGCGGATGCTCGTCCCCGAAGCCTGGCGCGGCGACGACGCGATGGACGAGGACCGAAAAGACTGGTACGACTTCCACGCCTCCCTCGTCGAGCCGTGGGACGGGCCCGCGCTCGTCGCCGCGACCGACGGCGAACGCGTCGGGGCCGTCCTCGACCGGAACGGGCTGCGTCCCTGCCGGTACGACGTGACGACGGACAACCGCCTGATCGTGGCCAGCGAGGCCGGTGCGCTCGAGCCCGAACCCGACGAAATCGAGGAACGAGGCCGACTCCAGCCCGGACAGCTCTTCCTCGCCGATCCGAACGAGGGTCGCGTTATTCCCGACGACGAGGTCTTCGACGGCCTCACCGACGACCGCTACGGCGAGTGGGTCGACCGGGAACAGGTCCATCTCGACGATATCCGGACGACCGGCGACAGTTCGCCGCAGCAGGCGGTCTCCGGGCTGCGCGACCAGCAGGCCGCCTTCGGCTACACGCACGACGAACTCGAGAACATGATCGAGCCGATGACCCAGAAGGGGAAAGACCCCGTCGGCTCGATGGGCGACGACACGCCGCTGTCGGTGCTCACCGAGTTCAACCGACCGCTGTTCTCGTACTTCAAGCAGCTGTTCGCACAGGTCACCAATCCGCCGCTGGACTACATCCGCGAGGAACTGGTCACCTCGATGGAGAGCCGCCTCGGCTTCCAGCGCAACCTGCTCGACGAGTCGCCCGAGCACGCCCGCCAACTCGTCCTCGACTCGCCGATCCTCACCGACGCCGAACTCGGTTCGATCCGCGACTGTGACGCCAACGGAATCACGGCCGCGACGGTCGACATCACCTACGAACTCACGAGCGACGAGCACGGCCCCGACCTCGAGTCGGCGATTGAACGCGTCCGCGAGGACGCCGTCGAGGCGATCGAAGACGGGTACGACATCATCGTCCTCTCCGACCGGAACGTCGACGAGGATCGGGCGGCGATTCCGAGCCTGCTCGCGACCGGCGGCGTCCACCACCACCTCGTGCGGAACGGGCTTCGCAACCACGTCGGACTCGTCGTCGAGTCCGCCGACCCGCGGACCGTCCACCACTTCGCGACGCTGGTCGGCTACGGTGCCGGTGCCATCAACCCGTACCTCGCCTACCAGACCATCGAGGATCTCACCGCCGGTCCCGACGGCGCGGATACCGAGGTCGCCATCGACGCCTACGTCGGTGCCGTCGAGGACGGCCTGTTGAAGATCATGGCCAAGATGGGAATCTCGACCGTCGAGAGCTATCAGGGTGCTCAGATCTTCGAGGCCGTCGGCCTCGACTCCGCGGTTGTCGACGCCTATTTCGAGGGAACCGAGAACCGAACCGAAGGGATCGGCCTCGCAGAGATCGAAGCGGACGTCCGCGAGCGCCACGACGCCGCGTTCGGAGCGGAGGAGTCCAAACTCGATCGTCAGGGCGAGTTCGAACACCGCTCGAACGGCATCTACCACCAGTGGAACCCGGACACGGTCGGCGCGCTCCAGCAGGCGGTCCGATCGAACGACTACGAGCGCTACGGGGAGTTCGCCGAGCTGATCAACGACCAGCAGCGGAACCTCCAGACGCTTCGCGGTCTGCTCGAGTTCGACTCGGACCGCGATCCGGTGCCGATCGAGGAGGTCGAGCCGATCAAGGATATCGTCCAGCGCTTCTCGACGGCGGCGATGTCGCTGGGCAGCCTGTCGCCGGAGGCCCACGAGAACAACTCGATCGCGATGAACCGTCTGGGCGGGAAGTCCAACTCGGGCGAGGGCGGCGAACCGCCGGAGCGGTTCAACACCGATCGCGAGTGCAACGTCAAGCAGGTCGCCAGCGGCCGCTTCGGCGTCACCTCGACGTACCTCTCGAGCGCCGACGAGTTGCAGATCAAGATGGCCCAGGGGTCCAAACCCGGCGAAGGTGGCCACCTGCCCGGCGAGAAGGTCAACGAGATGATCGCCCACGTCCGCAAGTCGACGCCGGGCGTCGGCCTCATCTCCCCGCCGCCGCTCCACGACATCTACTCCATCGAGGACTTGAAGCAGCTGATCTTCGACCTCAAAGCCGCAAACGAGGCGGCGGATATCAACGTCAAACTCGTCTCCGAAGCCGGCATCGGCACGGTCGCCGCCGGCGTCGCGAAGGCGAACGCCGACGTGGTCCACATCTCGGGCCACTCCGGCGGAACGGGTGCCTCGCCGCGCACCTCGATCAAAAGCGCCGGCCTCCCCTGGGAGCTCGGCCTCGCCGAAGCGAACCAGATGCTCTGTCGGACCGGGCTGCGCGACCGGATCCGCGTCTCCGCCGACGGCGGGCTGAAAACGGGCCGCGACGTCGCCGTCGCCGCCCTCCTCGGTGCCGAGGAGTACATCTTCGGGACCGCCTCGCTCGTTACCAGCGGCTGCGTGATGGCCCGGCAGTGTCACAAGAACACCTGCCCGGTCGGCGTCGCCACCCAGCGAGAGGACCTGCGAAAGCGCTTCCCGGGCGAGCCGGAACACGTCATCAACTACATGACGTTCATCGCCCAGGAACTGCGCGAGCACATGGCCGAACTCGGCTTCCGCACCGTCGACGAGATGGTCGGACAGGTCGACGTGCTCGAGCAGCGAACCGATGTCGACCATCCGAAGGCCCGTAACGTCGATCTCTCGGACGTGCTGGCCGATCCAGGCGGCGACGTCCGCCGCAAGATCCGCGAGCAGGATCACGAACTCGAGGACCAGCTCGACCGCGATCTCATCGAGGCCGCGGCCGACGCGATCGAGGCCGAGGAGCCGGTCTCGCTCGCGGCCGACGTGACGAACGTCGACCGAACCGTCGGGGCGATGCTCTCGAACCGCATCACCAGTCGGTACGGCGAGCCCGGCCTCCCCGAGGACACCATCACCGTCGATCTCGAGGGAACCGCCGGACAGAGCTTCGGTGCGTTCCTCGCCAGCGGCGTCTCCATGCACCTCAACGGCAGCGCCAACGACTACGTCGGGAAGGGGCTCTCGGGCGGCAAGATCACCGTCCGGACCCCCGAGACGGCGACCTACGACCCGACCGAAAACATCGCCATCGGCAACGTCGCGCTCTACGGCGCGACCGGCGGCGAACTGTACGTCAACGGCGTCGCCGGCGAGCGCTTCGCCGTCCGGAACTCCAGTGCGAAGGCCGTCGTCGAAGGCGTCGGCGACCACGGCTGTGAGTACATGACCGGCGGCGTCGTCGCCGTCCTCGGCGAGACGGGCACGAACTTCGCGGCCGGCATGTCCGGCGGCATCGCCTACGTCTACGACCCCGACGAGGAGTTCGAGGACCGCGCCAACACCGGGATGGTCTCGCTCCACGACGAACTCGAGGAGAAAGACGAGGAGATGCTGCGCCGCCTCGTCGAGAATCACGTCGCCTACACCGGCTCCGAGCGAGGCGAGCGCCTCTTAGAGAACTGGGAGCGCGCGCTCGAGGCCTTCGTGAAGGTCATGCCCGAAGCCTACTACGAGGCGATCACCGAGCAGGGAAGCGACGACGTCCGCAGCGAACTGCCGGGGTCGCCCGAGGCGGAAGCGACGGCCGAATCGGCCAGTTTCGCCGCGAGCGACGACTGA